In one Dermacentor albipictus isolate Rhodes 1998 colony chromosome 4, USDA_Dalb.pri_finalv2, whole genome shotgun sequence genomic region, the following are encoded:
- the Vha14-1 gene encoding V-type proton ATPase subunit F, which yields MAARGKLIAIIGDEDTCVGFLLGGIGEINKQRQPNFKVVDKNTSVSEIEECFKSFVKRGDIDIILINQNIAEMIRHAIDSHTLSIPAVLEIPSKDQPYDPNKDSILRRAKGMFTTEDYK from the exons ATGGCCGCAAGGGGAAAGCTCATTGCTATTATAGGGGATGAG GACACCTGTGTTGGATTTCTTCTCGGAGGAATTGGGGAGATCAACAAGCAACGACAGCCGAACTTCAAAGTAGTTGATAAGA ATACAAGTGTATCAGAAATAGAAGAATGCTTCAAAAGTTTCGTCAAGCGCGGAGATATAGATATTATACTCATAAATCAAAAC ATAGCTGAAATGATCAGGCATGCGATTGACTCCCACACACTGTCCATACCAGCAGTTCTGGAAATTCCATCCAAAGATCAACCCTACGACCCAAACAAGGACTCCATCCTTAGGCGAGCAAAG gGGATGTTTACAACTGAAGATTACAAGTAG